Genomic segment of Pararhodobacter zhoushanensis:
CAGGGTGCGGATGGCATGCACCACAGGATACCCCGGGAACCGTGCGAAGACGTAACCGGGCAGGTAGCGCTTGGCCTGCTGAAGCTTGCGCCCGTGGCGCACCACCGTGCGGGTCAGGACCGGATGGAACCCCATCACGCCCCGCAGGGACAGCCAGCGTTCAACGAAGCTTTCGCGCTGTGCTGCCACCCGCAGGGCGTACCATTGCGCCGGGCCGGGCTGGAACAAGGGTGCAGGGCCCGAGGTGCTGACCACATCGCCCACAGCCACGGCACCGCGCCCGTCAAATGCTCTTGCCATCATCATCCCTGCACCGCCTCTGCCTTCGCCGCGCGCACGTCGCGCAACAGTGTCATCATCCGCGCCTGATCGGCCTCATACCGGCGCACGAATTCGGCCTCAGCCGGATCAACGCCCAGGCCGCAATCCCGGCGTTCATGGACGATGGCAATGCGCCGGGCCGCGTCGCGCGCCCGGTCCAACACCAGCGACCGCGCTTGCGGCGTTGCCGGGGGCACGCGCTTGACCTCGAAATAGCGCCAGGTCTCGACCAGCGTGCCGTCCTGCACCATCTGGTCGCCCTCGCGCGAGGCGAACCAGCTGAGCAGCTTGGTGTCAGCTTCGAGGGGCAGGGGCTGGCACAGATGCGCGAAGCTGATGAAGGCCGCGCGGGCAGGCCAGAAGTCCCGCGACGATCCTTCGCCATGCACCCGCATCATGCGCGCCAGCACGGCAAGATTGTCGTCGCTCATATAGGACAGCTCATCCGCCACGGCGTTCAGCATCGCGACGCCCGCCGCCTCTGCCACCTTCTTTGGGTGCCTGAACCCCAGCGGCTCGAACAGCAGCCTGCGCACCCGGTCCCGATTGGTCTCTGTCGTTTCCATCTTCGCCCCTTTCTCAGCCCTGCCGGACTTATCCACATGCAACCGGTTGCCGTTGTTTCCTAAGTTTTTCATTTCCTTCTCTTCTCCTTTCAGTCCGGAAGGTTTTCGGGCCGCAAAAACGGGCAAATGTGCCCGTTTGGTCGGTTTCTTTCCGAAAACGTTCCAGAAACTTTCCGGCGGAAGGTTTTCGGAATGTTTTGACGCAGCCCCTCAGCGGCCCATAGATGCCAGATCCAGTGCCTCCATTGCCTGCTTGACCCGCAAAACGGTGCGCGATGTGCCGGGCTCCAAGGTTTCGCAAAGCACCTGATCCAGCCGGACCACATAGGACTGATCTTCCGACATGCGGCGTGACCCGCCCGCGCGCAGAATGCGCTCTGGCAGGTCTTTCAGACGCTTTCGCTCGCGGTCATCGGCACGCCTCTGCTCGGCGTCGACCTTTGACTGTGCTGCCGATTTTGTGACGGTCAGCAGCTTGGGATGATAAAGCCGCACGCGCCCGTCGCTGACGATGCAACGCGTCCAGCCATAGAGCGGCGTAATCGGCCGGGCCATCAAGCGCATCCACTCGTCCAGGCTGATACGCGCGACCCACGCCAGATCGCTATCGCTGACCGGCAGCGTGCCAACGGGATCTTCATCCTGCGACGCGCAGAGCAAATCGAGGAACACGCCGCGCACGTCGCGGTCAGCATCCCTGCGGAAATCAGACGTGCGCCACCACGCGTGGTGGAACTGGAACCAGCCGTGCGATTCCAGCCGGACGCCAAGCGGTATCGGGTAACGGAACACATCGTCGGTCCCGACTGGCTGTAAATGCGGCTTGGCGCTCATTGTCGCCGGGGTGCTGCTTTGGGTCACACCAGCACCCCCTGCCGTGCATCCGGCGCATCGCGATACAGCCGCTTGCGCAGCCACGTATTCGGGCCAGGCGCAGGGCGGTTGGTGTCCCAGACAAACCAGCTGTTGCGCTGGGGCGGCGATCCGCCGCCGCGAAAGTCGATCTTCCAGCAGCACAGATATTCAACGCTGGGCGGATGCTTGGCGAACAGCGCGTCGAACCCGTTGATCCGCGCCGCCGGCCAGTCGGCGTTCAGCAGCATGGCCAGATAGCCCGGCTGCAGCGCCAGAGCGTGGGTCAGCCAGCGGCCATGCCCGTCGCGGGCGCTGATCTGGCCGTAAGGCGGGTTGGTGATCTGGATCGGTGCCAGCGCCTCGTGCACTGCAAAGAAGCTCCGCAGGATCACACCGGGCCAGCCCCGGTCCTGCACATCGTTGCCGATGACCTCGAACCCGTGCTGCGCCAGAACCCGGGCGATATGGCCAGCGCCAACGGCAGGCTCCCAGACACGGCGACCGTGGGCAAGGATCGCGTCCATCTCCGCGCCAAGAAAGGCGGCAGTCGCGTCCGGCGGCGTCGGGTCATAATCCAGCGGATCGCGGGCGTCGGCGGGCGCGTCCTGCCTTGGCAGATCAGCGATCAAGGGCACCCCGGCGACAGGGGACGGGCGCGTGGCGCGGAACAGGGCCTTTGCTGAAGCCGCACTCATGGCCAGCCCGCCACATAGACCGGCCGGGGCCGCGCGACGAAGCTTTCCACTTCATGCCGGATGCCGTCCGAGTCGCGCCACCCGGCGATGCAGGGGACATAGATCGCACTCGACGCATCGAGCATCGGCGCACACCAGCGGGTCCAGAACGCGGCGTCCAGCGCCAGCGAGGCCGCAGCTGCGCCGCCCTTCCACGACCTGACATCCCGCGTTACGGCCTGCGACTGCACGATCGGCGAGACGGCGGTAACACCGCGCATCGCCAGCCAGCGCTGCCATTGCGCGGCAAGGGCAGCGGCGTCCTCTGCCCGGGCCGGATCGTAAACCCCGGTCGGCGCGGCAAGGCGGGTGTAGGGTGTCGCCAGGTACACCTGACCCCGTGCAACCATCGCCATCGCCTCGACCGTCACGCCAAAGCGCACGGCGGGGTGGTCGCGCAGGGTGGCCCAGAAAGCCTTGGCGTCGGGCGCGATCATGTCATGCCCAACGCGGCTTTATACAGGTCAATGATCGCCTCTTCCTCGGCAATATCATCCGGCTCGCGCTTGCGCAGAGCGATGATCTTGCGCAGGCATTTGGGGTCATAGCCACGGCCCTTGGCCTCGGCCATCACTTCCTTCTGCTGCTCGGTGATGTCTTTTTCCGCCTCAAGATGCTCATAGCGCTCGACAAACTGGCGCAGCTCATCAGCGGTCACGTCATAAGCGTGCTGCTTCACGGCTTCGTCCTCGGCGGTTTCCTTCATCGGAGGCTTGCCTTGCCTTCTGGCCTTTGCAGCCTTGAAATCTTCATGGGAAAACCGGACGCTGCCGCTGCGAATTGCGGCGCCAGATCCTATCTGAAAGCAGCCCGGATCCAGCGCCTCGATCGGCGCGATAATCTTCTTGATCGCCTTGGTTTGCGCTTCGTCGTCAGTGATCGCGCGGATGCGGTCCCACTGCGGCACCAACGCGGCCCAATAGGCGTTTACCTCTGCCATCCGGGGCAGATCCCCGCGCAGCTGAGGGAACGCCGTCAGCAACGCCTCGCACCGCCCGAAATCGCCGTAATCGTGCGGATAGTCACCGGTCGATCCTACCCCGCCGCCCAGATGCGCAGCGATCGCCGAAGACGACGCGCCGCCGGGAAAGGCCTTGATCTCATCATAGATCGCCGCTGCCAAAGTCTCGCTTTGCGTCATGGATGCGCCCTCGAAAAACCGACAGCCTGCGCTGCACAAAAGGTGAAGGACCAAGCGCGCCCGCACCGGCCGGGATGGCCACCGTATGGGGTGCGGTTAACAAAAACGAACCGGACGCGCTCGGGAGGTGTGACCAGTACCAGCAGCGGCTTAACCGCCCCGTTCACGTCCGGGCGTCCCCGGCTGCAGGTCACACCACCGGAAGGCGGCTGAATGCGGGGCTTCCACCCGCTGCGGTTCGTCACCTCTGACGCCGTAACTGCCGGACGCCAACAGTCTGCGAACCGCCTCGCAGATGGCCTACTCGAACCGCCAGCCGGGCGCGGGAACGGGTGGTGCTCTCCCGGCTGGATCGCGACTGGTTCTTTCGCTTGGGATTGTTCGAGCGCGGCGGCGGGGACCGATCCCGCAGCCCGTTTCCGGGTCGCGTCCTTAGTGAAGTAAGCCCGCCGTCCATGGCGGTTCACCGCGCTCGGAAAGGGGGTGCGCAGTATGCACATCCTTTCGGAAGGCGGCTGAGAAAACGGGCGGCGCGTGATTGGCGAAAGCGCCGCCCTCTGTGTGTGCAACTTCGCGTCGATCAGACCTTCATGGCAGTCTCCCTTGCTGGTGCGCGCAGCGGCATTGTGGGGTGCGCACGTCCCCTGTCCCACGGCTGCGACGGACCGCAGGCGAAGAACAGGCTGGGCTGAAAAGGCCCCGGCAGCGTGGAACGCCGCCGGGGAAGTTGACGGGAGGCAAGCAGCGCGGATAACCCGCCGCGCACGGGAACTGGCGCCGCCACCACGCGGGGCGTGAGTGCCCCGGGCTGCCCTGGTGACGGCGATCCGCGCGGGGAGGAGGTCGCGCGAATAGGTCATGCGGATGCCCTTTGGTGGGCGGCATGCAGGCGTCCCACCACAACGTCAATCACGCGGCCACGAGCGCTTCCCCCGGCCATCCTCGACCGGGCAATGGCGTCATCGTACAGATCGGCGAAGTCGATGGCGTCAAACACTGCCGCCAATTCCAGACGCATAAACCGCTGGTTAGTGGCGATGGCTGGAAGCCATGCGCTAAGGATCGGCCCCGCGTAAGCTTCAATCTGAGCGCCTTGCATGGAGTTGGAAATGCCCGCCAGCCCGGCGGTGATTGCCTCGCCCTCGCCAGCCTCGATCATGCGCCGGATAAGGCCGATGGCGTAAATATCGCGCGGCTTTTTGAAGGCGGCGCTGGGGTTCGCCGTGGCGATCCGACAGCCGCCCGCCTCAACCGCCTTGCTGGCGGCAATCGCCCATTCCATGCCGGCCTGCAGTTCCGCGCGATAGACGGCGAGCCGATCAAGGCTAATCCTATCCCGGTTCACAGCGACGAAGCTGGCGGCTTGCTCCCTCAGAGTCATCGGCACCATCATCGCCGGAAGCGCTGTGATCCCACAAAGGGCCGCTGCATGCGCACGGTGCTGGCCATCCACCACGGCAAACTGCCCGGCATCGCCCGGTGCAATGAGGATCGGCTGATACTTCTTCCAGTCCCAGCCGCGGGCAATGCGGGCAATGATGTTGCGGCCCTTCGCCGTAAGGGCGCGCTGATACCGGGTGTCGATGGTCAGCGCAGAGACGTCTGCCCAGAGCATGGTCGGCAGCATCTGGTCAGCGGGCGCATCGGCGGGATGGAAGCCGGTCAGGTCGATGTGACGGAAGTTCATGCGCCCACCTCCTGCGTGCCGACTGAAAGTCGAAACTCAGTTCTTGATGCCCGGCCCGCAGACCAGCCCAGCGGCTTGAGAATTGCCCAGCTCCAGCGGCGGGGATCGACATGCGGCAGATCTTCGGGCCAGCTGAACAGCTGACAACCCGCCGCGTCGGCGACGTCACGCGCGACCCGGCCCAACGCCGGGGCAGGGCGGTTCACCCCGGTGTGGAACGCCAGCAGATGTCCGGCAGGCAGCGCGTCCAGCTGCTCGGCCAGCGCCTGCACCAGCACCGCGCGCGGCTCGGCCACATCGGCAACCCAGTCGACACGCCGCGACGCATGACGCAGCGGCGCGTGACCCAGCCGCACCGGCTCGACGTCGATCAGGGCCCAGACGGCAGACAGCGGCTCTTGGGCCCGCCCGGCGCGGCGCTCGACAATCGCCAACCCCTGCGCACCCAGCCTGTCGGCCAGCCGCGCTTTTGACCCCGAGAACGAGCGCGCCACGATGACGTCAGGATAGACGCGGAACTCGCGCGGCCCGAAGATCCGCCGCGCCAGTTCAACCAGATCGCTGGGGCCTTCGCTCAGAATGGTGACCAGATCGTGACCCAGCGACTTGGGGTCCAGCGTGGCCAGCATCCGCGACAGCTTGGCCGCGGGATCGGGGTCCAGTCGGCGGTCACGAGATCACCCCCCGCACCGGCACAGAAACGACAGTGTCGGTCGACGCCTTGCGTTCCACGGAAGGGTCTGTGCTTTCCGCATCCGTTTTCAAGGGGTCCGCACAACCCCCGGAAAACTTTCCCAGCCGCTGCGCCGCCCGTTCCTGCCACCACGCGCCGAACGCGCGCACATGGTTGGCAAGCAGCAGCTCGGCGACCGTCGCGCGAAACCGAATACCCATTACACGGAACCCCCCAGAAAACGCGACGCCGCATCCGGCGCCAGTGAAAACGCATACCCAACAGCAAACCCCGAGGGTGCATGACTGCCCTCCCACCATTTGCGCGCGGTCGATCCGTCGACGCCGAACAGATGCGCCGCGTGCTCGGGGCTGTCGAAACTCTCGCGGACGAACTGCGACCAGGCGGCGGCGAAGTGCTGCCGATAGGTCAGGGCCCGCCGTCTGGAACTCTTTCCGGGGGACATGCTCAGACCTTCCATGGTTGCGTGACGCGCGGCATCATCGAGGGGGTAGGGGTGTGGAACGGACGGCATCAGGAAACCGCCGTGCTTGCCGGGGTATCCCCGATGGCTGCTCGAACGCTGCCGTCGGCCTCGACCCCTCCGGCGGCGGACATCGCGGGATACCAGTCAGCGGCCATGATGGTCTTGTCTGTCAGGCGTTCGATCTTCACGGCCAGTTCGAGGGACGGCTTCTTGTTTCCACTCAGAATGGACGAAAGATGCCCTTCGGTGATCCCAAGGTTCTGGGCCCACTGTCGCTGGCTGACGCCGGAGTCTTTGATGAGTGTCCTGAGCATGGCCAATCTTTTCTCACAGAAAGCTTTTCCGCGTCAAGCAGCAACTTAACCAAGAGAAAAGCTTTTCTTTCAGGTGATGGATTGTTCTCGGCGGTCGTGGGACGCACCGACAAATGAGCACGATCCTGAAACTCTACTTAAATGCCGAACGAGGACGCCAACGGCGCCTTGCCGAAGCGCTTGGCGTGACAGAGAGCCACGTCTCAAACATCGCCAATGGTCGCAAGCAGGCATCCGTCGATGTCCTGCGAAAAATCGCGGAACTTACAGGGTTACAGTCCTCAGACCTGCTCGGAGCTGCTGAGCCAGCTGGGCTGGCCGAACAGGTTGTGCCCTACACGAGCCGCAGCATGTCTCAAGAGACCACTCTGGACGCGTATCTTGCACCAAAGACCCGGCATCGCGCGATGTTCATGACGAAGACCGGCGAGCCGTTGCTGGGCATATTGCCGGGCGACGTACTGGTGATCGACATGCGCAACCCGCCTCGACCGGGCAACACTGTGCTGGCGGCCGTCATTAGCGGTGACACGTCGGAAACCCGGATTTTGCGCTATGCACCGCCATTTCTGCTATCTGGAGATCCGACGGAAGATCCAATCTCCGAGGCGGACGCCAGAATTCAGGGCGCAGTTGTCGCGGTCGCACGGGGCCACGGGCTGTAGTCGAAAATGTCGGCTTTGCTGTTGACCGGAATTGCGCACTGCGGTTTCTTGCAGGTGTTGGTTGTGAGTGAATTGGAGGAAGCACATTGGCATTCTTTGGGCGAGCTTTGGGGTGGACCTTTCTGGGGGCGGTCGGGTTCTTTGGTTTGGTGTCAATGTGCGCGCCGCCAGACAATCCGAGAAGAGCAACACCAGACGGACCAGTTGCCGCAAGTCCTGCCGGGGCTGCTCCGGCACCGCAGCCCACAACTCCGGCCTCCCGATGGCGTGTGAGCCAAACGCGATCTGAACTCGACGATCTCGCGGCGCGTGGTTCTGTCGGTAAATTCGCTGTCCGAAATTCCGGGTATGTTTGGCGTGGCGGGTCCAGCAACGATGATCATCAGGTGCGAGCAGAATACCACCAGCGCCTATGTAACCTTTAACGGGTTGTTCATGGCGGACATTCAATCCTATGGACGGGTCGATGTCCGCATAGACCAGCGCACAGCGCGCCAAGTTTCGATGCGGGAGTCCAGCGACAACAGTGCGCTAGGGCTGTGGCGCGGAAACACAGCCATTCCATTCGTGCGCGATCTTTTCGGTGGCGATCAGCTGTTTCTCCGCGCGACGCCCTTCAATGATAGCCGGATCGACATGATCTTTCCGATAACCGGACTTGAGCAAGCCATCTCCCCCCTGCGCCAGGCTTGTAATTGGTAAAATCGCGCTCGCGCGGGCTTTCCGGTCATCGCTAGAAGGCACGAAAACACCGGACGGTCGGCGCGTCGTGAACGCAGACGAAGTCCGTGCGCAACTGGCAGCCTCCGAACAAACGCTCTCGGATATCGCGTTACGGATCAGGTCGCTTTGACACCTTCGCACCAAACGATTTCCGTCGTGCCAACTGGGCGCATTTCAGCTTGTACGCGGAAGGTCGCTTTGACTGCTTCAGCAATAAGGTCTGTGCGATCCTCTGCTATCATCCGGTGGAGATAGGCAATTTGCTCAGCCGTAAAAGGCGGCTGATCGCCAGCGTTCTGTCTGCTCATCGCAACCTCTCCGCCCCGCCTCGCGCGGGGCTTTTTCATGCGCGCCACCATGGCGCAGTGAGGGCGGCGTAGCAGCCGCGCGCAACTGATTATCTCAAAACTTTTCTATTAGTCAAGTTTATAGCTTGACTTAAACTTTTCCTGTGGGCAAGTTTCGTGACATGCTCATAACCGGAGAACCCCCATGACAACCCCCACCCCGCAGACCGCCCTGGTCGTGCACGACGACCTCAGCGCCGAACTGCTCAGCCAGTTCCGCCGCGCGCTGATCGTCCGGCCCGACAGCCTGATCCTCGACCCCGAGGACCGCCTCGACATCTGGGGCACCCTGCTGACCGCCGCCCGCCGCCGCAAAGCCCGCACCCCCGCCAGCCCGGCGGTGCCGCGTGATGCCCGGTGGCGTTGTGCACCCCAACCACGTCCGCGCGGCGATCGACCGCCTCGGCCTGCCGGTCGACGACATCCCGCGCGCCGACTTCCCAGCCCAAGGAGCCCCCGCCATGGACAGCCCCCACCCCGCCGCCAGGCTCAGCCCCGACATGGTGCAGCAGCTGGCCAGCACGCTCGACAAGATCAAGCGCCTCACCGCGATGATCGAGGTGCTGAACGGGGCACACAGCAACGGACCTACACGCGGACAATTCGGCTCGGCAATCCGCGAGCTGTTCGAGATGTCTTGGGGTGCCGATTTCCTGCGCGATGGCCCGCGCGATCACGATCTGGGCAAAAGCGCGATCACCGGCATCATCTCGGCTGTCGCCCTCCAACGGGCCGAGCTGCAGGCGCTGGTCGCCCCCTATGTCGAGGGTGCCGGCACATGACCTTCGACGCCCTGATCACGCTGGCCCAGAACAGCCAGATCCACAACGCCGCCACGCCGGTGCTCGACCGCATCGCCGAGATCCTGCGCCTGCTGCGCGAGACTCTGGATCTCGGATGACGTCGACCTGACCCCCGAGACCACCTTCGCCGAGCTGGAGATCAGCAGCTTCGACAAGGTCGAGTTGGTCATGGCGTTTGAGGATGCTTTCACCATCGAACTGACCGACGACGACATCGAGGCGATGCAAAGCGTCGGCGCGGCGATCCGCATCCTGACCCGCGATCTGGCGACCGAAGGGGCCAGCGCGTGACCGCGCTCGCCCGGCGGGCCGGGATCCTGTGCAACGACACGCGGTTCCGCCTGTTCGTCGCCCAGCGGATCACCCAGCCGGGCGGGCCGGTCACCGCGACCGCCGCCGCCGAATACCTGCGCGGCCAGTGCGGCATCACCAGCCGCCGCGCGCTGGACACCGACTCCGCCGCCGCCGCCCGCTTTGCCGCCCTGTGCACCGACTTCGACGCATGGCGCGGTCGCATCCCAACCCAACGCTGAGGTTCATCCATGACCACCGCTTCCACCAACCCGCCCCTGCGCCACGGTGCCGTCGCGCTGCTCTGCGCTGCGCCCACCGTCGCGCGCCGCTGGGCGATGAAAGACACCAGCCTCCCCCTCGCCACCCGCCAGCGCGCCGCCCACTGGCTGCGCCTGCACGGCACCCCCGCCGATCAGGCGGCAGCGCAGGCGTTTCTGACGCAGGGAAGCCCATCATGATCACCGAGCCACCCCTCGACCTGACCGCCGCGCATGAGCGCGCCAGCGCGACGCTCACCGCCGCCCGAGGCGCGCAGTTCATCGACGGCCCGGCCCGCCCGCCGCGCACCGTCCCGCTGGTCGCCGTCGCCTACGCCAT
This window contains:
- a CDS encoding DUF1937 family protein, coding for MIAPDAKAFWATLRDHPAVRFGVTVEAMAMVARGQVYLATPYTRLAAPTGVYDPARAEDAAALAAQWQRWLAMRGVTAVSPIVQSQAVTRDVRSWKGGAAAASLALDAAFWTRWCAPMLDASSAIYVPCIAGWRDSDGIRHEVESFVARPRPVYVAGWP
- a CDS encoding DUF2312 domain-containing protein, translating into MKETAEDEAVKQHAYDVTADELRQFVERYEHLEAEKDITEQQKEVMAEAKGRGYDPKCLRKIIALRKREPDDIAEEEAIIDLYKAALGMT
- a CDS encoding ParB/RepB/Spo0J family partition protein; this encodes MNFRHIDLTGFHPADAPADQMLPTMLWADVSALTIDTRYQRALTAKGRNIIARIARGWDWKKYQPILIAPGDAGQFAVVDGQHRAHAAALCGITALPAMMVPMTLREQAASFVAVNRDRISLDRLAVYRAELQAGMEWAIAASKAVEAGGCRIATANPSAAFKKPRDIYAIGLIRRMIEAGEGEAITAGLAGISNSMQGAQIEAYAGPILSAWLPAIATNQRFMRLELAAVFDAIDFADLYDDAIARSRMAGGSARGRVIDVVVGRLHAAHQRASA
- a CDS encoding helix-turn-helix domain-containing protein, producing MLRTLIKDSGVSQRQWAQNLGITEGHLSSILSGNKKPSLELAVKIERLTDKTIMAADWYPAMSAAGGVEADGSVRAAIGDTPASTAVS
- a CDS encoding helix-turn-helix domain-containing protein; translation: MSTILKLYLNAERGRQRRLAEALGVTESHVSNIANGRKQASVDVLRKIAELTGLQSSDLLGAAEPAGLAEQVVPYTSRSMSQETTLDAYLAPKTRHRAMFMTKTGEPLLGILPGDVLVIDMRNPPRPGNTVLAAVISGDTSETRILRYAPPFLLSGDPTEDPISEADARIQGAVVAVARGHGL
- a CDS encoding type VI secretion protein: MVLSVNSLSEIPGMFGVAGPATMIIRCEQNTTSAYVTFNGLFMADIQSYGRVDVRIDQRTARQVSMRESSDNSALGLWRGNTAIPFVRDLFGGDQLFLRATPFNDSRIDMIFPITGLEQAISPLRQACNW
- a CDS encoding acyl carrier protein; translated protein: MSSFDKVELVMAFEDAFTIELTDDDIEAMQSVGAAIRILTRDLATEGASA